One Streptomyces lincolnensis genomic region harbors:
- a CDS encoding bifunctional rhamnulose-1-phosphate aldolase/short-chain dehydrogenase, translating into MATHPEAAALLARSRRLGADARNTNYAGGNASAKGTDTDPVTGGDVELMWVKGSGGDLGTLTEAGLAVLRLDRMRALVDVYPGVEREDEMVAAFDYCLHGKGGAAPSIDTAMHGLVEAAHVDHLHPDSGIALACAADGEKLTAECFGDTVVWVPWRRPGFQLGLDIAAVKKDNPQAIGCVLGGHGITAWGDTSEECERNSLHIIRTAEAFLAERGKDEPFGPVVEGYEALAEGERRERAAALAPYVRAIASQDKAQVGHFNDSAPVLEFLARAEHPRLAALGTSCPDHFLRTKVRPLVLDLPPAAPLEEAIARLKELHAEYREEYAAYYQRHAEPDSPAMRGADPAIVLVPGVGMFSFGKDKQTARVAGEFYVNAINVMRGAEAVSTYAPIEESEKFRIEYWALEEAKLQRMPRPKPLATRVALVTGAGSGIGKAIAQRLVAEGACVVVADLNAENAAAVAEELGGADKAVALTVDVTSEEQIAEAFKAAVLAFGGVDLVVNNAGISISKPLLETSAKDWDLQHDIMARGSFLVSREAARAMIAQELGGDIVYIASKNAVFAGPNNIAYSATKADQAHQVRLLAAELGEHGIRVNGVNPDGVVRGSGIFAGGWGAKRAAVYGVEEEKLGEFYAQRTILKREVLPEHVANAVFALTGGELTHTTGLHVPVDAGVAAAFLR; encoded by the coding sequence ATGGCAACCCATCCTGAAGCCGCTGCTCTGCTGGCACGCTCCCGTCGGCTTGGTGCTGATGCGCGGAACACCAACTACGCGGGCGGGAACGCGTCCGCGAAGGGGACCGACACGGATCCCGTCACCGGTGGTGATGTGGAGCTGATGTGGGTGAAGGGGTCCGGTGGTGACCTCGGGACCCTGACGGAGGCCGGGCTGGCCGTGCTGCGGCTGGACCGGATGCGGGCGCTGGTCGATGTGTACCCGGGGGTGGAGCGCGAGGACGAGATGGTCGCCGCGTTCGACTACTGCCTGCATGGCAAGGGCGGTGCGGCGCCGTCCATCGACACCGCGATGCACGGGCTGGTGGAGGCGGCGCACGTCGACCATCTGCATCCGGACTCCGGGATCGCGCTGGCGTGTGCGGCGGACGGGGAGAAGCTGACCGCCGAGTGTTTCGGGGACACGGTGGTGTGGGTGCCGTGGCGGCGGCCCGGGTTCCAGCTGGGGCTGGACATCGCGGCGGTGAAGAAGGACAACCCGCAGGCCATCGGGTGTGTGCTCGGCGGGCACGGGATCACGGCCTGGGGTGACACCTCCGAGGAGTGCGAGCGGAACTCGCTGCACATCATCCGGACCGCCGAGGCGTTCCTGGCGGAGCGGGGCAAGGACGAGCCCTTCGGTCCCGTGGTGGAGGGGTACGAGGCCCTGGCCGAGGGCGAGCGGCGGGAGCGGGCCGCGGCGCTGGCGCCGTACGTGCGGGCGATCGCCTCGCAGGACAAGGCCCAGGTGGGGCACTTCAACGACTCGGCGCCGGTGCTGGAGTTCCTGGCCCGTGCCGAGCACCCGCGGCTCGCCGCGCTCGGCACCTCCTGCCCGGACCACTTCCTGCGGACGAAGGTCCGGCCGCTCGTGCTCGATCTGCCGCCGGCCGCTCCGCTGGAGGAGGCGATCGCCCGGCTGAAGGAGCTGCACGCCGAGTACCGCGAGGAGTACGCGGCCTACTACCAGCGGCACGCCGAGCCGGACTCCCCCGCGATGCGCGGCGCCGACCCGGCGATCGTGCTGGTCCCGGGCGTGGGCATGTTCTCCTTCGGCAAGGACAAGCAGACCGCGCGCGTCGCGGGCGAGTTCTACGTCAACGCCATCAACGTGATGCGCGGGGCGGAAGCGGTGTCGACGTACGCGCCGATCGAGGAGTCGGAGAAGTTCCGTATCGAGTACTGGGCCCTTGAGGAGGCCAAGCTCCAGCGGATGCCGAGGCCGAAGCCGCTGGCGACCCGGGTCGCGCTGGTGACGGGTGCGGGCAGCGGGATCGGGAAGGCGATCGCCCAGCGGCTCGTCGCCGAGGGCGCGTGTGTCGTGGTCGCCGATCTCAACGCCGAGAACGCCGCCGCGGTGGCCGAGGAGCTCGGCGGGGCGGACAAGGCCGTCGCCTTGACCGTGGACGTCACCTCCGAGGAGCAGATCGCCGAGGCGTTCAAGGCGGCCGTGCTGGCGTTCGGCGGGGTGGACCTGGTGGTCAACAACGCCGGTATCTCCATCTCCAAGCCGCTGCTTGAGACCTCGGCGAAGGACTGGGACCTCCAGCACGACATCATGGCCCGTGGTTCCTTCCTGGTGTCGCGGGAGGCCGCGCGGGCGATGATCGCCCAGGAGCTGGGCGGGGACATCGTCTACATCGCGTCGAAGAACGCCGTGTTCGCCGGGCCCAACAACATCGCGTACTCCGCGACCAAGGCCGACCAGGCGCACCAGGTCCGGTTGCTGGCCGCCGAGTTGGGTGAGCACGGCATCCGGGTCAACGGGGTCAACCCCGACGGTGTGGTGCGCGGGTCCGGCATCTTCGCCGGGGGCTGGGGGGCCAAGCGGGCCGCCGTGTACGGCGTGGAGGAGGAGAAGCTGGGCGAGTTCTACGCGCAGCGGACGATCCTCAAGCGGGAGGTGCTGCCGGAGCACGTGGCCAACGCCGTGTTCGCGCTGACCGGCGGGGAGCTGACGCACACCACCGGGCTGCATGTCCCGGTCGACGCCGGCGTCGCGGCCGCCTTCCTGCGATGA
- the rhaI gene encoding L-rhamnose isomerase, whose amino-acid sequence MPDPSAVKAALTTQRIETPSWAYGNSGTRFKVFAQAGVPRDPWEKLADAAKVHEFTGVAPTVALHIPWDKVEDYGKLAEFAREHGVALGAINSNTFQDDDYKLGSICHPDAAVRRKAIGHLLECVDIMDATGSTDLKLWFADGTNYPGQDDIRERQDRLAEGLAEVYQRLGDGQRMLLEYKFFEPAFYATDVPDWGTAYAHCLKLGDKAQVVVDTGHHAPGTNIEFIVATLLREGKLGGFDFNSRFYADDDLMVGAADPFQLFRIMYEVVRGGGFGPDVAFMLDQCHNIEAKIPAIIRSVMNVQEATAKALLVDREALVAAQRSGDVLDANAVIMDAYNTDVRPLLASLREEQGLDPDPMGAYRRSGWAQKIVEERVGGQQAGWGA is encoded by the coding sequence ATGCCAGACCCGTCCGCCGTCAAGGCAGCACTCACGACCCAGAGGATCGAGACGCCGTCGTGGGCGTACGGGAACTCGGGCACACGGTTCAAGGTGTTCGCCCAGGCGGGTGTCCCCCGCGATCCCTGGGAGAAGCTCGCCGACGCGGCGAAGGTGCACGAGTTCACCGGCGTGGCCCCGACCGTCGCCCTGCACATCCCTTGGGACAAGGTCGAGGACTACGGCAAGCTGGCCGAGTTCGCCCGGGAGCATGGGGTCGCCCTCGGTGCGATCAACTCCAATACGTTCCAGGACGACGACTACAAGCTGGGCAGCATCTGCCACCCGGACGCGGCGGTGCGGCGCAAGGCCATCGGCCATCTGCTGGAGTGCGTCGACATCATGGACGCCACCGGCTCCACCGACCTGAAGCTGTGGTTCGCCGACGGCACGAACTATCCCGGCCAGGACGACATCCGCGAACGCCAGGACCGGCTCGCCGAAGGGCTCGCCGAGGTCTACCAGCGGCTGGGGGACGGGCAGCGGATGCTGCTGGAGTACAAGTTCTTCGAGCCCGCCTTCTACGCGACGGATGTGCCGGACTGGGGCACCGCGTATGCGCACTGCCTCAAGCTCGGTGACAAGGCGCAGGTCGTGGTCGACACCGGGCACCACGCGCCAGGCACCAACATCGAGTTCATCGTCGCCACGCTGCTCCGGGAGGGAAAGCTGGGCGGGTTCGACTTCAACTCCCGCTTCTACGCCGACGACGACCTCATGGTCGGCGCCGCCGATCCCTTCCAGCTGTTCCGGATCATGTACGAGGTCGTCCGCGGTGGCGGCTTCGGCCCGGATGTGGCCTTCATGCTCGACCAGTGCCACAACATCGAGGCCAAGATCCCCGCGATCATCCGGTCCGTCATGAACGTCCAGGAAGCCACGGCCAAGGCGCTGCTGGTCGACCGGGAAGCGCTGGTTGCCGCCCAGCGCTCCGGTGATGTGCTCGACGCCAACGCCGTGATCATGGATGCCTACAACACCGACGTACGTCCCTTGCTGGCCTCGCTGCGGGAGGAGCAGGGGCTTGATCCTGACCCGATGGGTGCCTACCGGCGCTCCGGATGGGCTCAGAAGATCGTGGAAGAGCGGGTCGGTGGTCAGCAGGCCGGCTGGGGGGCGTAG
- a CDS encoding MFS transporter — MSNDAIVSGSPEQPRVTRAQWRLAVLSGMASYLDSGIIVSSGVALGLWQDRFHLSSWGLGALSAALTFSIAVGSLIGGRLADRFGRRRVYGIDILVYAVGAALLVVAPNSTFLFAGMIIGGLAAGADLPTSLAMVSEHSPRSVRGRLIGATQTMWVAGIAVAILVGFATSTLGYLSAQILFAHLAVVAVVSWILRNRMRLSPVPEEAERGGGAEGIDAKALRRLGSRPILVPLLATGGFYLAWNLAANTMGQYGTYFLTTVSGASQTLATGLSLATLPLGLACSLVFVRLADTPWRDRLFYVCAALQVLAFAVAAATGGAVIAAMIFFLLLYNVVNQFAGEASYKIWSQEAFPGELRATTQGLTYGASRALCGLAGLATPALMHASGSVVLWLSTLCVAVSGLIGVMIVRRIAPQGAGVAGRDAGLARQKEVIR; from the coding sequence ATGAGCAACGACGCCATCGTCAGCGGATCCCCCGAGCAGCCCCGAGTGACCCGCGCCCAATGGCGCCTGGCCGTCCTCTCCGGCATGGCCTCCTACCTCGACTCCGGCATCATCGTCTCCTCGGGCGTGGCGCTGGGCCTGTGGCAGGACCGCTTCCATCTGTCGTCCTGGGGCCTGGGCGCGCTGAGCGCCGCCCTCACCTTCTCGATCGCCGTCGGTTCCCTGATCGGCGGCCGCCTCGCCGACCGCTTCGGCCGCAGGCGGGTGTACGGAATCGACATCCTCGTCTACGCCGTCGGCGCGGCCCTCCTGGTCGTCGCACCCAACAGCACGTTCCTCTTCGCCGGAATGATCATCGGCGGTCTCGCGGCCGGCGCCGATCTGCCGACCTCGCTCGCCATGGTCTCCGAGCACTCCCCGCGCTCGGTCCGCGGCCGTCTCATCGGGGCGACACAGACCATGTGGGTCGCCGGTATCGCGGTCGCCATCCTCGTCGGCTTCGCCACCTCCACGCTCGGCTACCTCTCGGCCCAGATCCTCTTCGCCCACCTCGCCGTCGTGGCCGTCGTCAGCTGGATCCTGCGCAACCGGATGCGGCTGTCCCCGGTGCCGGAGGAGGCCGAGCGGGGCGGCGGAGCCGAGGGCATCGACGCCAAGGCGCTGCGCCGCCTCGGATCGAGGCCGATCCTCGTGCCGCTCCTCGCCACCGGCGGCTTCTACCTCGCGTGGAACCTCGCCGCCAACACCATGGGCCAGTACGGCACCTACTTCCTGACCACCGTCAGCGGCGCCTCCCAGACCCTGGCCACCGGTCTGAGCCTGGCCACCCTGCCGCTCGGCCTGGCCTGCTCGCTCGTCTTCGTACGGCTGGCCGACACTCCCTGGCGCGACCGCCTCTTCTACGTCTGCGCCGCCCTCCAGGTCCTCGCCTTCGCCGTGGCCGCCGCGACCGGGGGTGCCGTGATCGCGGCGATGATCTTCTTCCTCCTGCTCTACAACGTCGTCAACCAGTTCGCCGGCGAGGCCAGTTACAAGATCTGGTCCCAGGAGGCGTTCCCCGGGGAACTGCGCGCCACCACACAGGGCCTCACCTACGGCGCGAGCCGGGCCCTGTGCGGTCTGGCCGGCCTCGCCACGCCGGCGCTGATGCACGCCAGCGGCTCGGTGGTCCTGTGGCTCAGCACCCTGTGCGTCGCCGTCTCCGGCCTGATCGGTGTCATGATCGTCCGCCGTATCGCCCCGCAGGGAGCGGGCGTGGCAGGACGCGATGCCGGCCTCGCGCGCCAGAAGGAAGTCATCCGATGA
- a CDS encoding glycoside hydrolase family 78 protein — MNLDRLPPPPPGSDRVNVTAPVLEHHREPLGIGESRPRLSWRTETEAPNWTQEAYRIEVTDADGTVLADTGRVESGDSVLVDWPGEPLGSRARVGVRVQVWGSGGEASAWSPVTHAETGLLTRTDWTAHPVTPDREPADGPLPPALLRRDFRLDRPVASARLYVTAYGVYEAEINGTRVGDHVLAPGWTSYHHRLRYQTFDVTTLLAEGDNTLGALLGEGWYTGRLGFHGGRRHVYGDRRALLAQLEVTHPDGTVTTVVTDGGWRTATGPVLRSELYDGEAYDARRARPGWSTPGHATTDWSPVTELPVPDAELVAPTGPPVRRTQTLAPVDVITTPSGRTVLDFGQNLVGRLRIRVSGPAGHTITLRHAEVLEHGELGVRPLRLARATDTYTLSGHGTETYEPHFTFHGFRYAEIENWPGDLDPAAVEAVVLHTDMARTGWFESSHELVNRLHENVVWGMRGNFLDIPTDCPQRDERLGWTGDIQVFAPTASFLYDCSGMLGGWLRDLAAEQLARPDGVPPLVVPDILGDAFGGTPHAVWADVAVLVPWTLYRRFGDLDVLRTQYPSMRAWTETAARLVEEGGGLWRQTFQLGDWLDPAAPPDNPGEARTDGDLVANAYVARSADVLAETARLLGEKDDATRYEDLARSVRAAFADEFLTPGGRLSSDAQTAYALALCFALLPTERQRRGAGERLARIVRRAEFRIATGFAGTPLICDALCEAGEPQLAYRMLLEEGCPSWLYPVTMGATTVWERWDSMLPDGTINPGEMTSFNHYALGAVADWLHRTVAGLEAAEPGWRRLRIAPVPGGDLTHAKAAHETPYGRAEAGWRIEDGTLLVDVLVPPNTRADIRLPGDTDSFEVGSGRHTFRRAYAAPAWPPSAIRHPFASPEEEAS; from the coding sequence ATGAACCTCGACCGCCTCCCGCCCCCCCCACCAGGAAGTGATCGCGTGAACGTCACCGCTCCCGTGCTGGAACACCACCGCGAACCGCTCGGCATCGGCGAGTCCCGGCCGCGCCTGAGCTGGCGTACGGAGACGGAGGCGCCCAACTGGACGCAGGAGGCGTACCGGATCGAGGTCACGGACGCCGACGGCACCGTCCTCGCCGACACCGGGCGCGTGGAGAGCGGCGACTCGGTGCTGGTCGACTGGCCGGGCGAGCCGCTGGGCTCCCGCGCCCGGGTCGGTGTGCGCGTCCAGGTGTGGGGGAGCGGCGGTGAGGCGTCCGCCTGGTCGCCGGTCACCCACGCGGAGACGGGACTGCTCACCCGTACCGACTGGACCGCGCACCCCGTCACCCCCGACCGGGAGCCCGCCGACGGCCCCCTGCCTCCCGCCCTCCTGCGCCGCGACTTCCGCCTCGACAGGCCGGTCGCCTCGGCCCGCCTGTACGTCACCGCGTACGGCGTGTACGAGGCCGAGATCAACGGCACCCGCGTCGGCGACCATGTCCTCGCCCCCGGCTGGACCTCCTACCACCACCGCCTGCGCTACCAGACCTTCGACGTGACCACCCTGCTCGCCGAGGGCGACAACACCCTCGGCGCCCTCCTCGGCGAGGGCTGGTACACCGGCCGGCTCGGCTTCCACGGCGGCCGTCGGCACGTCTACGGCGACCGGCGCGCCCTCCTGGCCCAGCTGGAGGTCACCCATCCCGACGGCACGGTCACCACCGTCGTCACGGACGGCGGCTGGCGCACCGCGACCGGCCCGGTCCTGCGCTCCGAGCTCTACGACGGCGAGGCCTACGACGCCCGACGGGCCCGGCCCGGCTGGTCCACTCCCGGCCACGCCACCACCGACTGGTCGCCGGTCACCGAACTCCCGGTACCCGACGCGGAGTTGGTGGCGCCGACCGGCCCACCCGTGCGCCGTACGCAGACACTGGCCCCCGTCGACGTGATCACCACACCCTCCGGCCGGACCGTCCTGGACTTCGGCCAGAACCTGGTCGGACGCCTCCGCATCCGCGTCTCAGGACCGGCCGGCCACACGATCACCCTGCGCCACGCCGAGGTCCTGGAACACGGAGAACTCGGCGTCCGGCCGCTGCGCCTGGCCCGGGCCACCGACACCTACACGCTGAGCGGCCACGGCACCGAGACCTACGAGCCGCACTTCACCTTCCACGGCTTCCGCTACGCCGAGATCGAGAACTGGCCCGGGGACCTCGACCCGGCGGCCGTCGAGGCGGTCGTCCTGCACACCGACATGGCCCGCACCGGCTGGTTCGAGTCCTCCCACGAGCTGGTGAACCGGCTCCACGAGAACGTCGTGTGGGGCATGCGCGGCAACTTCCTCGACATCCCCACCGACTGCCCGCAACGCGACGAACGCCTCGGCTGGACCGGCGACATCCAGGTCTTCGCCCCCACCGCGTCCTTCCTCTACGACTGCTCGGGCATGCTCGGCGGCTGGCTGCGCGACCTCGCCGCCGAACAGCTCGCCCGCCCCGACGGCGTACCGCCCCTCGTCGTCCCCGACATCCTGGGCGACGCCTTCGGCGGTACTCCGCACGCGGTCTGGGCGGACGTGGCCGTCCTGGTGCCCTGGACCCTCTACCGACGCTTCGGCGACCTGGACGTCCTGCGTACCCAGTACCCGAGCATGCGCGCCTGGACGGAGACCGCGGCCCGCCTGGTCGAGGAGGGCGGCGGGCTGTGGCGGCAGACCTTCCAGCTCGGCGACTGGCTCGACCCGGCCGCCCCGCCGGACAACCCCGGGGAGGCCCGCACCGACGGCGACCTCGTCGCCAACGCCTACGTCGCCCGCTCGGCCGACGTCCTCGCCGAGACGGCACGCCTGCTCGGGGAGAAGGACGACGCCACCCGCTACGAGGACCTCGCCCGCTCGGTCCGGGCCGCCTTCGCCGACGAGTTCCTCACCCCGGGTGGCCGGCTCTCCAGCGACGCCCAGACGGCGTACGCGCTCGCCCTGTGCTTCGCGCTGCTGCCCACGGAACGCCAACGCCGGGGCGCGGGGGAGCGGCTCGCCCGGATCGTGCGCCGGGCGGAGTTCCGCATCGCCACCGGCTTTGCCGGCACCCCGCTGATCTGCGACGCGCTCTGCGAGGCCGGCGAGCCGCAGCTGGCGTACCGCATGCTCCTGGAAGAGGGCTGCCCGTCCTGGCTCTACCCGGTCACCATGGGTGCCACGACGGTCTGGGAGCGCTGGGACTCCATGCTGCCGGACGGGACGATCAACCCCGGCGAGATGACCTCGTTCAACCACTACGCCCTCGGCGCGGTCGCCGACTGGCTGCACCGCACGGTCGCCGGCCTGGAGGCCGCCGAACCCGGCTGGCGCCGACTGCGCATCGCCCCCGTGCCCGGCGGCGACCTGACCCACGCCAAGGCCGCGCACGAGACGCCGTACGGCCGCGCGGAGGCGGGCTGGCGCATCGAGGACGGCACGCTGCTGGTCGACGTCCTGGTACCGCCGAACACCAGGGCGGACATCCGGCTCCCCGGTGACACCGACTCCTTCGAGGTCGGCTCGGGCCGGCATACCTTCCGGCGGGCGTACGCCGCCCCCGCGTGGCCGCCGTCCGCGATCCGCCATCCGTTCGCGTCGCCGGAGGAAGAGGCGTCCTGA
- the rhaI gene encoding L-rhamnose isomerase: protein MTELAAVKSALRTQAVETPSWAYGNSGTRFKVFAQAGVPRDPWEKLADAAKVHEFTGVAPTVALHIPWDKVEDYGKLAKHAEEHGVKLGAINSNTFQDDDYKLGSICHPDAAVRRKAIGHLLECVDIMDATGSTDLKLWFADGTNYPGQDDIRERQDRLAEGLAEVYQRLGEGQRMLLEYKFFEPAFYATDVPDWGTAYAHCLKLGEKAQVVVDTGHHAPGTNIEFIVATLLREGKLGGFDFNSRFYADDDLMVGAADPFQLFRIMYEVVRGGGFGPDVAFMLDQCHNIEAKIPAIIRSVMNVQEATAKALLVDRSALDAAQRAGDVLEANAVIMDAYNTDVRPLLASLREDMDLDPDPIAAYRRSGWAQKIAEERVGGQQAGWGA, encoded by the coding sequence GTGACCGAGCTCGCCGCGGTGAAATCCGCTCTCCGGACCCAGGCAGTAGAGACGCCGTCGTGGGCGTACGGGAACTCGGGCACACGGTTCAAGGTGTTCGCCCAGGCGGGTGTCCCCCGCGATCCGTGGGAGAAGCTCGCCGACGCGGCGAAGGTGCACGAGTTCACCGGCGTGGCCCCGACCGTCGCGCTGCACATCCCGTGGGACAAGGTCGAGGACTACGGCAAGCTGGCGAAGCACGCCGAGGAACACGGCGTAAAGCTCGGCGCGATCAACTCGAACACCTTCCAGGACGACGACTACAAGCTGGGCAGCATCTGCCACCCGGACGCGGCGGTGCGGCGCAAGGCCATCGGCCATCTGCTGGAGTGCGTCGACATCATGGACGCCACCGGCTCCACCGACCTGAAGCTGTGGTTCGCCGACGGCACGAACTATCCCGGCCAGGACGACATCCGCGAACGCCAGGACCGGCTCGCCGAAGGGCTCGCCGAGGTCTACCAGCGGCTGGGCGAGGGGCAGCGGATGCTGCTGGAGTACAAGTTCTTCGAGCCCGCCTTCTACGCCACGGATGTCCCGGACTGGGGCACGGCGTATGCGCACTGTCTGAAGCTGGGTGAGAAGGCGCAGGTCGTGGTCGACACCGGGCACCACGCGCCAGGCACCAACATCGAGTTCATCGTCGCCACGCTGCTCCGGGAGGGAAAGCTGGGCGGGTTCGACTTCAACTCCCGCTTCTACGCCGACGACGACCTCATGGTCGGCGCGGCCGATCCCTTCCAGCTCTTCCGGATCATGTACGAGGTCGTGCGGGGCGGCGGATTCGGGCCCGACGTGGCCTTCATGCTCGACCAGTGCCACAACATCGAAGCCAAAATCCCCGCGATCATCCGCTCCGTCATGAACGTCCAGGAAGCCACCGCGAAAGCGCTGCTGGTGGACCGGTCGGCGCTCGATGCAGCCCAGCGGGCCGGAGACGTCCTCGAAGCCAACGCCGTGATCATGGACGCCTACAACACCGACGTCCGCCCCCTGCTCGCCTCACTGCGCGAGGACATGGACCTCGACCCCGACCCGATCGCCGCCTACCGGCGCTCCGGATGGGCCCAGAAGATCGCCGAAGAGCGCGTCGGGGGCCAGCAGGCCGGCTGGGGCGCATAG
- a CDS encoding sugar ABC transporter ATP-binding protein, with translation MTHPSDAGPAPVLSLKDVSKSFGAVRALRDVSLELFPGEVHALAGENGAGKSTLIKTLAGVHRPDAGQVLLDGAPVQFHGPGDARDAGIAVIYQEPTLFPDLSIAENIFMGRQPRRALGRIDHKATHAATLALMQRLGVELDPDRPARGLSIADQQIVEIAKALSFDARVLIMDEPTAALTGSEVARLFGVVRTLREQGAAVLFISHRLEEIFQICQRVTTLRDGALIASELLDGMTEDDLVRRMVGRDLEELYPKQDVEPGQVALSVRRLTREGVFTDVSFDVRHGEIVGLAGLVGAGRTEVARAVFGIDRWDAGEVEVQGRKLTNGAPSTAMAAGLALVPEDRRAQGLVMDMSIERNIGLTGLRTTVKAGLMDRGAERSRSLDWAVKLQVKYARIADTVNTLSGGNQQKVVLAKWLATGPKVLIVDEPTRGIDVGTKAEVHRLLSQLAADGVAVLMISSDLPEILGMADRVLVMHEGRLTAEIPRSDATEESVMAAATGRAAA, from the coding sequence ATGACCCACCCGTCCGACGCGGGTCCGGCCCCGGTGTTGTCGCTCAAGGACGTCTCGAAGTCGTTCGGAGCGGTGCGCGCCCTGCGGGACGTGTCCCTGGAGCTGTTTCCCGGCGAGGTCCACGCCCTCGCCGGTGAGAACGGCGCGGGCAAGTCCACTCTCATCAAGACCCTCGCAGGGGTGCACCGACCGGACGCCGGCCAGGTGCTGCTCGACGGCGCGCCGGTGCAGTTCCACGGCCCCGGTGACGCCCGCGACGCAGGCATCGCCGTGATCTATCAGGAGCCCACGCTCTTTCCCGACCTGTCGATCGCCGAGAACATCTTCATGGGCCGCCAGCCGCGCCGCGCCCTCGGCCGTATCGACCACAAGGCCACCCATGCCGCGACGCTGGCGCTGATGCAGCGGCTCGGTGTCGAACTCGACCCGGACCGTCCGGCCCGTGGTCTGTCCATCGCCGACCAGCAGATCGTGGAGATCGCCAAGGCGCTCTCCTTCGACGCCCGTGTCCTGATCATGGACGAGCCGACCGCCGCCCTCACCGGCAGTGAGGTCGCCCGGCTCTTCGGTGTCGTCCGCACCCTGCGCGAGCAGGGCGCCGCGGTGCTGTTCATCTCGCACCGGCTGGAGGAGATCTTCCAGATCTGCCAACGGGTCACCACCCTGCGCGACGGCGCCCTGATCGCCAGCGAGCTCCTGGACGGCATGACCGAGGACGATCTCGTCCGGCGCATGGTCGGCCGTGATCTGGAGGAGCTCTACCCGAAGCAGGACGTCGAGCCGGGGCAGGTCGCCCTCAGCGTGCGACGGCTGACCCGGGAGGGCGTCTTCACCGACGTCTCCTTCGACGTACGGCACGGCGAGATCGTGGGCCTCGCGGGGCTCGTCGGCGCCGGCCGCACCGAGGTCGCCCGGGCCGTCTTCGGCATCGACCGCTGGGACGCGGGCGAGGTCGAGGTACAGGGACGGAAGCTGACCAACGGGGCCCCGTCCACCGCGATGGCCGCCGGGCTCGCCCTGGTGCCCGAGGACCGGCGCGCGCAGGGCCTGGTGATGGACATGTCCATCGAGCGCAACATCGGTCTCACCGGTCTGCGTACGACCGTTAAGGCGGGCCTGATGGACCGCGGCGCCGAGCGCAGCCGCTCCCTCGACTGGGCGGTCAAGCTCCAGGTGAAGTACGCCCGGATCGCCGACACCGTCAACACGCTCTCCGGCGGCAACCAGCAGAAGGTCGTCCTGGCCAAGTGGCTCGCCACCGGCCCCAAGGTGCTGATCGTCGACGAGCCGACCCGGGGCATCGACGTCGGCACGAAGGCCGAAGTGCACCGGCTGCTCAGTCAGTTGGCCGCCGACGGTGTGGCCGTCCTGATGATCTCCTCCGACCTGCCCGAGATCCTCGGCATGGCCGACCGCGTGCTGGTGATGCACGAGGGCCGCCTGACCGCCGAGATCCCGCGCTCCGACGCCACCGAGGAATCCGTGATGGCCGCAGCCACCGGGAGGGCCGCCGCATGA
- a CDS encoding ABC transporter permease yields the protein MTVLTPNETPVAEVPRSSGTRLVDRVFKMRELAILLVFLVMIGITQAGNSEFLSEQGIKDLLLNATILVLVATGQSLVVITRNVDLSVGSTLGISAFAAGVYLQGGGNPVVAVALAVLLGIGFGLLNGLLVSLGQVPALVVTLGTLYIIRGIDSIWVGSRQITAADLPGGFVDFGSGGLTAVPYLALIALAVLVATAYYLKHFGSGRELYALGSNPEAARLAGIPVRKRILAAYTFCGALAGLAGAMYLARFGNVDSSTGNGYELTVVSAVVVGGVVFTGGSGSVYGAALGALLLTSINSVLPALGVSSVWVLAINGILLILAIAVDRVVALRVASALKKRNVRHA from the coding sequence ATGACGGTCCTCACCCCGAACGAGACCCCTGTCGCCGAGGTGCCCAGGTCCAGCGGCACCCGGCTGGTCGACCGTGTCTTCAAGATGCGCGAACTGGCCATCCTGCTGGTCTTCCTGGTGATGATCGGCATCACCCAGGCGGGCAACAGCGAGTTCCTGTCCGAACAGGGCATCAAGGACCTGCTGCTGAACGCGACCATCCTGGTCCTGGTGGCCACCGGCCAGTCACTGGTGGTGATCACGAGGAACGTCGACCTGTCGGTGGGCTCCACCCTCGGCATCAGCGCCTTCGCCGCCGGTGTCTACCTCCAGGGCGGCGGCAACCCGGTGGTGGCCGTGGCCCTGGCGGTCCTGCTCGGCATCGGCTTCGGTCTGCTCAACGGCCTCCTCGTCAGCCTCGGCCAGGTGCCCGCCCTGGTGGTCACCCTCGGCACGCTCTACATCATCCGCGGCATCGACTCCATCTGGGTCGGCTCCCGCCAGATCACGGCGGCCGATCTCCCGGGCGGATTCGTGGACTTCGGCTCCGGCGGCCTGACGGCGGTGCCGTACCTGGCGCTGATCGCTCTCGCCGTCCTGGTGGCGACCGCCTACTACCTCAAGCACTTCGGCAGCGGCCGCGAACTGTACGCCCTCGGCTCCAACCCGGAGGCCGCCCGGCTCGCCGGCATCCCGGTCCGCAAGCGGATCCTCGCCGCGTACACCTTCTGCGGTGCCCTCGCCGGCCTCGCGGGTGCGATGTACCTGGCCCGGTTCGGCAACGTCGACTCCAGCACCGGCAACGGCTACGAACTCACCGTCGTCAGCGCGGTCGTGGTCGGTGGCGTGGTCTTCACCGGCGGCTCCGGCAGCGTCTACGGCGCCGCACTCGGTGCGCTGCTGCTGACCTCCATCAACAGCGTGCTGCCCGCCCTCGGCGTCAGCTCGGTGTGGGTGCTCGCCATCAACGGCATCCTGCTCATCCTCGCCATCGCGGTCGACCGGGTCGTCGCGCTGCGCGTGGCCTCCGCCCTGAAGAAGAGGAACGTCCGCCATGCCTGA